TGAGGGGTCATGACGAAATACATGTAAAAACGGACACGTTGTAAAGAATAATTACAGAAAGCACTTTCTCAATTTACTAACTTGCCCAAAAATGATAAAAAAGCTTTTTAGATTTTTGACAGTAGAATCGACTTTTTACCCTTGCGACTTCATCAAACTTGCCCATAAATGATTGTTTTAGGGAATGTTTTGCTCTCTTGACAATACTGAAGTTGGATGTTTCAACATCGAATAATCAAGGGTTTTGAGACTCTGAGTTACAAAAGTTTACAACGTGGGTCTTTTTACACGTATTTCGTCATACCCCCCTCTTCCTCTTCTTCCAAATCTTCGTCTTCAATGTCATCTCTTGCAATGTCCCGTCTGCACTGATGCAGCAGTTCTAAAAGTTCTTTTAACAGTTCTGGATCAGCAGGTAAAGTTCGCCCAACTAAGAGTGCTGTGTTAGTTGCCTTTACAAGCTGATTGAGGTTGTTCCCGATTTGTCCTAATTCCCAATATGTTTGCAAGCTAATTTTACTTAGTCGTTTAGGCAATGGACGCATCAACGCATTACGTCTCATCAGTTCACTCGATGACATCCCCGCGTCAAGTGATTTAATACGAATCATATCCAGTTCGATGTCACTCAATCTCACTGGAAAAATATGCTTTCGGACTAGAGCTTTTGACTGCTTGCGATTCACCATAATTCGAGAAGATATAGGGACATTGCTAGGGGGGTTTTTAGGGGGGTGAAACCCCACTAAACCAGCTTTGCCGTCCGAGCGGAGCGAGGTAAAGCGTAAGCTTTGAGGCATGGCTGGCTTCAAGCCAAAATACGGGGGTGGTGATGTGTCGAGTGCTACGTATGTACGGAGGACACAGCGAGAGGCTGGAGGCGGGAGTACAAAGGCGTAGCCGTGATGCTGACTATCCTACAATCTACAGAGGGAGATAGCAACGGCGTAGCCGGAATTTAAGATAATCAAGCAAGAGATAAATTCTGGTTCGGCGTAGCCGCAGCACAAGAGGTAAAAACGGCGTAGCTGCTATATGAAAATTCTCTTATTCAGCGAAGCTGCCACACAATATAATAGTCCGGCGTAGCTGTAATACGAAAAAATAATTCAGCGTAGCTGTAATAGTCAGATTTTTTTAGCATTCTCTTGAATAAGACTACCAGCGAAGCTGCCACACTAAAAAATAGTTTGGCGTAGCCGTAATCCGAAAAGGCAATCCGGCGTAGCCGCAATAGCCGATTTTTTAGCATTTTAAAAACAAATTGGGGAAAATTATTTCAAATAGCCGATAATTATCAGTTAATCAGGATTCACGAGATAACCATGAGTGAGCATCAGAATTCAGAAGTAATTACGAAAGAGAAGATTGATAAGGCTATTGAACTGCTGAAGGAGCAAAAGCCAAAAGAACGAGAAGATTTATCGGACAGAGAAGCCGTTCGCAAGATGAGGCGATATATCGAGAAACTGACCTCTGATAAGTATGGCTACAGTTATGATGAAGTGTCAGAGATGCTGAAAGGACTGGGCATCAATTTGAGTGGCAGCAGAATCAAATATTTATTGGGCGAGTTGAAGAAAAGCAGCCGTCGCCAGAAAAAAACATCTTCAAGCGACGATAATAATCCGTCATCAAATCCGGCTACTGAAACTCAGCTAACAGTGGTAAGTACTGCGTCAGATCAAGCTAGTAGTGAGCCAGAGGAATCAACAGTAAATAGTGCAAAGGGCAAGAGAAAAAGTAAACAGCCAGCACCCCAGCAGCAACAGGCTGAATCAAACCTATAATTATAAAAATCTTATGAACATAGAATTATTAATTGGAACATGGCTGTTAACGGGAAGTATTTCTCTAAACAGCCAAATTAAATTTATCGGTGATGAACCAGATCCGAATGGTGTCGAAAATTGGTTGAATGGTAACAGCAACAATTTAATTGCTCAGGTAGAAGCAACCGAAGGGCTAACTCTAACTATCTCATCAGATGGTAAATTCTTTGAAGAAAGAACAGGCGAACCAAAAGTTTATTGGTTTGACAGAGAAGGGGTATTGGAGTCTGAAGTTATACCGTTTAACGGTCATCTAAGTTTCTATGACTCTAAAGCCTTCTTATTGGTTGATGATCTGGTATCGTGGGCTGTACCTAGCGATGAAGTTAATAAAAAAAAGCTCAGATCCGATGATGGTGACACGAAAATAGCTGATAGCGTTGAAGTTCAAGGCTCACAGCTTATACGAACCATCTCAGTAGTAACGGATGAACTTTACTTAGATAGAGTGATTATCGTATACAAAAAAGCAAATAAGTGAAGGTATGCGCTAGCCACTTTTCATCCTCGTCTAAGTCAGCCAAATTTTTATTACTACCGCTATTAAGACTATCTACATAGCAGGAGTAATATTTTTTTAAACGTAGCCCAGGCAGCAACAACATAGAAACAATGGCATCCTAGTTTTAGTCTTTGAACGGGTCAAGTTAGCCACATAATAGGAATCAATATGGGAGAAGCTAAAAGGCGCAAGAAGTCAGACCCTAATTGGGGTAAATCTCAAGGATTTAAAAAGTCAGACCCCAATTGGGGTAAATCCGAAGGATTTAATCATCCCAACAAACCTAAAATCACCTACTTGACTGAATCACATCCCGATTATCAAACCGCCTCTGACATTAAAAATGCTCACTACGCTGGCAAATCTCGTGTTTACCTTGTTCGCTTAGATTATGCCGATGGTGAATATTTTGTCGGCGCAGTCAACACATTCTTAGTCGGTACTCAAATTACAGTCAACGCCATCTGGACTCCCTACCCCAACAGCCAACGCACAGGTCTAGAAATTCTAGACAATATCCGTCGAGATATTGGTTTAAAAGCTAGAGACGAAATGTTTCAGGCCGATGCTGTTCTGATCGACTTTGAATCTGAATAAATTTTTTAGCAGTTGGGTGCTGGTGAGCGGACAAAGTTTCGAGCGCCGCAGTCGAGCGAACAAGGGCAGGGTTAAATTTTGGTTGTTTGAGTGACGCACTTTCCACGCACTCTTAAATTCCTAAGAGCAAACAAAAAATGGGTAAAGCAAAACGACAAAGTGGACTTAATAAAAAACGCGCCTTGCAGAAAAATTATCAATTCATCACAATTTCTGACATAAAAACAGACAAGTTTAATCCAATTTACGAAAAATACGATCTGCAATGCTTAATCCAAAGTGAACAATTTAGATACCTAAAAGAAATTGACGATAGCTATCAAGTATCTCGGCATTCTGCGAGACAATTAATTGCTGCGGAAAATTATCCCCGAATATGCCTAGAACAAAAAATAATTATTGAATTGCTCAAATTCTCTATTAACGACAAAACTTATGGTGACGACAGATCGCCTTATTGTGGTCAAAATTTCGAGCGAGTACGGGAAATCGGCTCTAAATTAAACTTATTAGGGGGATTTGATTTGATGCGTCTAGCTTGCTCACTTGTTCCTATCTACGACCAGGTAATCTTGATTATGCTTGGAATGGAATAGGTGATTGTCAAGCCTAACGTTCCATTGGGTTCTCGGCTCAATAGCTACAGGGTTTCAAAAAGCGTTTCAAGGCATAGTGAACGAGACGCTCACTCAATGATTAAGTAGACAATCATGATTGTGAGAATCTTTTGCTACTGAGCTTGTCAGTAGAAATGAAAACGGATAAATTTTATCAGGTCACTGTCGGGTTAGTTACGGCTTGCATTGGGGCAAAGTCTGAGTAAACTTCAGTAGGTAAACAACGCAAGATAATCATCAGCAAGTCAGCCAAAACTATCGGCGTGCAGAAGTTAAAAACTCGCCGCAGTGCAGTATTAGTAAAGATTGTGGCAACTTCAGCGACGTGTTCTAAGGCATCTTCTGGTGATGATTCTGATTCAGCAATCAACATCGGGAAGTATGTACGCGCTAGCCACTTTTCATCATCGGTTAAGTCAGCCAAATTTTTATTACTACCGCTATTAAGACTATCTAATAGCAAGAGTAATAATTTTTTAAAGTGCTGCCAGCCCCCCCAGCGTTGGGTAAATCGGCTCACCCATCCTTGGGTAGTGTCTATGATTTTGGCGATCGCCGTTTGGCCAATTTTCTGGTGTGACTGCCAAAGGTGGGTGAAAGCGTTGACTATGGCGTGTCCGGTTTGCTGATCTCGGCTACCCGCTTCGGTGCATAAAGTACAGGCATCGACAACCTCTAACTTGACTCCGGGCAGTTCATCTAAGAGAAAACTCAGGTCATAGTCAGCGCAGAAGTAGAATGTTAGCTCCTCCTGGGGGCGACGATGAGCGCGTAATCGACCAATTTCCTGAATGATTTCGGCTCTGATCAATTCGGTGAGATACTTTTGAAGGATGTCTTCTGAATTTCCCACGTTGACTTGCTTACCTGTCATCACCTGAAGATGTGCAGCCACAGCACCAATGTTTTGGTAGGGGATGCCAAAACTTGCTATCGCATCACAGTCACTAAAGCGGTTGACACCACGACCATCGACAAAGTGACCGTATTCAATGCGGTCTTCTGCTTCTGATGCAATTTGTTTCCACTCGATAATGCCCAGTTTCTTGGATATCTTGAGCAAAGTTTCCTTGAGGGCATCAACGCGGTAGGTTAAAGAACTTGAGCGTTTTTTCGGCAACTTACCCAGCCCCACGACGTTGACCACCCTTAAGTTGCTGTAGTCGGGGCGTGACTGCTGGATAACTAGCATCGAGTCATCGTAACCGAGTTTCAATTTCAACCGCTCCGGCCTAATAGTGGCATCAAGGTAAATATTGAATTGGGCGGAGTAGGCTAATTCAGCATATTTAGTGTTAGGGCGGTAAATGGTCAATATACCCCATTTACAAGCTAGGGAACCCTCACCTTTCCACGCTTCGAGAAAATCAGGAAACCAGTAATTGGGCAAATCAAAGAACTGTTTACCCGCAAGTCTTGCGCTGTCCTTAGCCACACGTTTGGCAGCAAAACGGGCAGCAGCACTTTTTCGCAGTTGTTTATCGGCTTGGATATCAATCGAGTCATTTTCAGCCAGAAATTCGAAATTAGGCTGTAATATCTGCCGAATTGCTTCAATATCTAAATCTTGCGGAAATTTGCCTAACTCAACTCTTAGTTCAGCATCATTAAAGCCGTAACGAGAATCAGGTTTAATATCTCCATTGAGGAGCGATCGCAAAACTGGTAAAAAAGAGTGGAGTTTTAACCATTGCTCAGTCGGTAAACCGCCAGCGACTAAGGAACCAACGGTAGTATCAAAATCCTTTAACTCTACGTCAATTGAGTGTACAGGCTTAATGAGTGTACCCGCTTCTTCCCATATCCGCCCCACGGTGAAAGGTTGACCAGCAGCGTTAGTTAAAACAACTGGGGTAGAGTCGGGATGCGCTCGAATTTCCGAGTAATTTTGAATTGCACTCCGCTTGAGGAAACGGAAGCCGAAACCATCACCATAAGCAAAACGGCACTGATTCTGATTGACACAACCGTTGCAGATGGGGCTAATGGCACTTTCTTCAAAATCTTTTGAACCAAAGTTTTTGTCACGGAATGCGCCAAATAACCCAGTGCGGCTACAGTTACCAACAGTATCGGGAATTTCACCTGCTTTTGGCTGTAGTAGGAAATTAGCACCCGTCGGGGTAGTGCGGGTGGTGTCGATTTTTAAACCGTTGTGCCGCACAGGCAAGTCAACAAAGTTAGTCTCAATGGGCAATGTTGACGGGTTTCTGTGGTTGGCATCCTGGTAAATTAGTTTATCGATACCGAACATAACAGCCGTCAGTTGACCAGCATTGTGAGACTTGCCTAGCCCTGGATGGGAATTATCTAAAATTTGTGTCCAGCCCTTAGATATCGCTTCGACCCATGCGGCGATATGTTCTTCTGGTCGGCACTCAATATAGATATCGCCTGTAAAGTCGCTTCGGTGTGGGATATTGCCCCGCTTGTAGATGATTACTTGACGTTTTGGGGTGGTAATTTCGGGCGCTGGCTGCGGTGATGCGGGTTCTGGCTGCGGTGATGTATGTGTTGAAAATCCCTTAGCAGCTGTAACGAATGGAGCGAACGCTTGCCTTAATAAATTTTGGAAGCTGCTCAAATCCTCTCTAACTCGCCCAAGTTCCCATTGCTCACGGCTAATCAGCCCAAGATCACGTTGATATGGTTCATACTGCCGTTTAGGGAACCGAAAGCCATACTGTTTGGCAATGTGAAACAGTGTTCCTAAAGTAATTCCCCCACGGCGAAAACTGCGAATCTTGGCGTGGATGTTCCAAGTATCGCCTTTGATACTGGGCGACCACTGTTCTGCTATAATTTCCGCATCTGTTGCCCCATAATGGTTAACCAGTGCCATCAACACCTGACGGCATTCGTCATAGTTACCGCTTCCTGGGGTACGTGGTGGGATGAATGAAAGCGCGTTCTGGATTAGCTGGTCAATGTCCCAGCCTTCAGTGAGGGAAATCGAAAGCCACTCTTTACGCCGTGACTCAATTTCTTGAATTCTTAGCTGATACTCAATACGCTCAATTTGCGCGATCGCAATCGCTTCACTTATCCATTCTGCTGGTAAAGTGGCTTCAGGGTTGACTAGCGGGAATTCTGCTTCTGTGCTGCCGTAGAAAACACGACTTGCATCTTTACAAGCTGGGTCATGGGGCAACTGCTGCATGAGGAAGCGTGTACAAGCTTCTACAGTATCAGCGCCTTGGACATATTCGGGGAGAAGAAAAACCAACCGGAATTTATGCCACTCTGGTTTATGACTGGCAGTAGTGTAAATTAAAGCACAGTGTTTTTTAATGAAGGGATGGGCTAGGGCTTCTTCAATGGTTAACTGGTGCTTGTAAACTTTGATAGAATTACCGTACTCGTCCTTAATCGGTTTACCATAGGCATCACGGGCGACATCAGAATTATCAATGTCAAGTAGTAGCCAGTGAGAACCGATGACGTTAGCCTTACTGCGCCATTTCCCATCCAACAAGCCAGCACAGATGGCGTGACCTGCTTTAATGTGTTGCTGGACATCGGCTAGAGTGCCTTCTGTATCTCGAAAGTTGGCTGCCAGCTTCTTAAAGTCCCAGTCTTTGTTTGTGCCAGTGGTGTTGACAGCGAATTTAAACTGAATTTTTTGCAGTTCGTAGTTGCTATAAATCACGGATTTTTCCCTCAAATACGTTGTTTTTCAGTATTTGGAGGGGGTTATCGCGCTGCCATACCTTATATCTACGAGATTTACTGTTTTGCTTGTTGAAAATTTTTACTTATCAAAAAATCTGATAAATTTCTATGCAAAATTTCGCAGTGAAAATATAGAAATTTCCACAGTAACTCATATAATATGAGTAAGCAGCGCGGACTAATCTCTTTCGCCAATCTGTGGTTCGAGCTTCCAACTACAATCCACTTTTTTGGTTCTCTAGAGATAAACCCCGCTTCCCAATATTTTAAATATTTAATTTTCTCTGTCGGGCAAAGCGTTCACTACTGAGTGGCTCTTTGTCCTTTTAATTTTTGTGTCTTTTGTATATTCACCTCCGTTTTACGCTTCATTTGAGTACTTGCTGATTGTACAGAACTTTTGGCTGTCTTATATCTAACAAGACTGGGATTTTTTACTTGAAATTACTCAACAAGAGTTGATGATTATTCAAGAAATGAGGCTTTGCACTGCACTTGTGCTGAGTCGGTCATTTGTTCTTCTCTCTTTCAGTTGGCAACGGTTCTACCTTGATATTGCGTACTCCTACTTCTATCAGGTATGCCGCTAGATTGGCAGTAGTTCGCCCTTGGTTCTCAGCTAGTGCTTCAAGCTGATCAAATACAGTATCAGGTAGCGTTACACTAAAACGCTTGCTCATGCATCATTTTTGCTTCAAAGTGCCTCCTAAATCATACGTTGTGATCCCTATTTAAGTTTAAACTGCTGCGGTATTGCTGTTAACTACATCTATTTTAAACTTTTAATTCTCCTAATTAACAGCACAGTGCATCTAAATCGATGCTATAATATTTTTGTCAGCCAAAAAACGACACAAAACAAAGGCAAGAGAAGCCAGAAAGTGATGTTTCGGCTAACCCCTAACTGGATATCTGGATTTGTTTAGATTTGCCTAAAAATCAACGCCAAGCCAGAAAAAACAAGACTTTAACAATCATCTGAACCATGACAGCTATATATTCCAATGCCAAAAACTGGCTAGTTCAAGCGGAGTTGTTAGCCCAATCAGGGCTAACTGACCTTATCGCCGGAAAAGACTCAGGTGCAGGGTATGGCAAGGCAATCATCGGTGATTTTTCTATCATGATGCCTGCCGCATACTCACTTGTTCGCAACCGAAACATCATGCACCACGAAACCATCTCAAAAGATGGGGCATGGGTACGTTATGTAGAAGGAACGCGCCTGGACTTAAAAGATGTTCAATTCTTCTGGGGCAGTGCGGCTCTAGCTCAAAGTGACCACACCCTGCTACACGAGGATAAAGCGAAAAAGGCAGAACTGGCGTTAGAAAGCATCCTTGCAGACTTAGCAGTTCTGAATATTCCCGATGGGTTCAAGCTTTCGATTAGTTTGAGCAATCACAACCCAGAACGCTGGGGCCAAGAGATTAAACGCAGGGTTGAAGGGACTCACACTTTTGAGCATCTGCATCCTGTAACTCGTTCCATTGTCACCAAGACAGTTGAGATTGTTGTTACAGGCATTTACCCCGAAGGTTTTGGAAGCATTGCCCACTGCTTATTTGGTGAAGCGTCCCTAGTACTTGACCCCTCAGAATTAGCGATCGCACTCGATATCGGTTCATCAACGTGGCTTGTAACTGTCTTTAACGGCAGTGGTGCAGTGATTGACCGTCACTTGATTGAAGGTGGAGCAGGTGAACTGCACAACATGATTGCAGAAGCCCTCGACAAACGAAACGACCGAGTAAGTCTGCTGTCCAAGGATGTGAAGCACTCGCCCAGTTTGGTGAACCAAGGGATTATTGAAGGCACTTTCACTTATGGAGGCAACCACCTCACAGGTAAAAAGTTTGAAACCGAGTACAGCCAGTGCCTAGATGAGTGGTGGAGTACCAGGATTGAGAAATTCGCCAACTTTGTGACTGCTGGCAATTATCTAGATCGCGCTAAATACCTTGTCGCCTGGGGTGGGGGTGTTTCGCTGCCAGTGGTGGATCAAAACTTAGCCGGTTTAGGCTTTGTGATTTTGAACAATCCCCAATTTATCAATGCCTTGGGGTTGAAACTATTAACTCAAATTGCAAGAGGAGCTTAATCAATGAATTACGAATCTCGGCGTATAACCATCTCCTACCTAGCAGTAATTGAATTGTGCAAGATGTTTGATTTACCCCAAGATGCGCCAACACAGGCATTATCAGCAGGTGTAGAGAAGCTGATTTTTCAACACGGTAATGTACAACCATCGCCCAAAGTTGAAACACCGCAATCTATGCAGCCAAATAAATCAGCACTTAGCGCAATGGTCACTAATTTCAAGGGGGCAGCATGAGCAGAACCACATTAAGAAACACGCTTTTAGGCATTGGAGCAACAGCAGCAGCGTTAGCCCTTGGCTATTTCGGAGTGCAGCAACTTGGCAGAAACAATATGTTTACCATCGCCGCAGTTGTGGGAGGTGCTGGGGCCATCAGCTATGTACTTCAGAAACCGAGTCAGCCAGAAGCGCCGACCGCACCAATCAAAACCCAAAGGAAAGGGAAAAAGTTATGAGCCACCAAGACACCCATGCATACACAACCATCACTAACAACAACCGAAATCATGACCATCATCCTCGGTTGCGAACAGACTCTAAGGTTTGTGCAAGCATCTCCCAATTACAAACAAATTGAAGCGTCCGAAAAGTTCAGTACATCGAATGACCTGCGTCTGGGTGATGCTGTTCAAGCTTTGATGGAGATTCACGAAGCGATTCTAAATATCGAGTTCTACTCCCAAGTCGAGGGACAAACTTATGCTTTCAACGACAGCCTTAGAGGATGTTTGAAAAGTTCTTGACGGTAAGATTTTATGCCAATCGCCTCACCATAATCCGAATCATAGCAATGTAGATAAATGTCTCTGCGGTTTCAGGTAATAGCTCGTAGTCTTTGTTCAATCTTCGACACCAAGTTAGCCAACCCAAGGTTCGCTCGACTACCCAGCGCTTGGGTAACAATACAAACTTCTTGCTTTCCTTTGGTCGTATAACTACCTGTATAATCCAACGGCAGAAATCCATTACCCACTGCATGAATGGGTTACCGTCAAAACCAGCATCTACCCATATTGTATGTAGTCGCAATAGAGAAGGTTCCATTTGTTTGACCTTTTTGAGTACTTGTTTACCACCTTCACGCTCACCGACACTAGCCGCAGTAATTAATACTCGTAGTACTAAGCCTAAAGTATCTACTGTTACGAACCGTTTGCGTCCCTTGACCTTTTTACCTGCATCATAACCGACTGCTTCACTCACCATTGCTGCACTTTTGATACTTTGGCTGTCCACAATAGCTTCAGAGGGGCTTGGCGATCGCTCCGAAGCAACCCTAGTCCACTCCCGTAATCTGTCATGCATTCTTACCCACGTTCCATCCTTGCGCCAGTTACGAAAGTATGTGTAAACGGTTTGCCAGTTTGGAAAGTCACCAGGTAATGCTCGCCACCGACATCCCTCATACAGAACATAAAAAATGGCATTCATTACCTCCCAAATATTCGTTTCTCTTGGACGACCTCCAGGTAATGGTGCTGGAATCAAAGGTTCAATAAGTTCCCATTGCTCTTGGGTAAGGTTGGTAGAGTATGATTTACTCATTGCTCTCAGTGGTGCTGTTGTATTTATTTATTAACAGCTTACGCCCTGAGAGTTTTTTTACTCAATTGCCGACTTTTCAAACATCCTCTTACAGCGTAATCATCTGTACCAATTCCGTGGTCAACAATTACGCTACAGCCATCGTTCTAATTGTCGAGTCAATGCCCCTTTCATATTCAATGACTCGAAAGGCAGACGAAAAGAATTAAGCCAAAACCAAGTGCAAAGGGAGGTTTTTGAACTTGTTGAATTTCGTGAGAACTGATGATGAAGCGATTGCACCGACGACCAATCATTGCAATCGCCCCACTCCGGGACGTATCTCGATACGTAAAAACGAAAGTACACAAGGATTCTAACAAATGACACTTGACTACAAAAATCCCAACGATTGGGGCAAATCACCTCTGACTGACCGCGCCCTGAGATTAGAGCAATTCAAAGCGGAAAATCCTGAAGAATGGGCAGCAATGATTGAGGCGGATATTGAGGCACTTTCCACACCAATATTCGAGAGTGAAGATTACCCACCCTTTACTGGAACGGAATTCTTAGCAACTCATTCAAACATCGATGACCATCCATACTCTGCTGCATTTGGTCAATTCTTGGGCAACGGTATTGACCCGGATATTGCAAATATCTTAGCGTTTGGCTCTAAGCGATTTGATTTAATCTCTGATGATTTTGATGATCCAATACGGCAACTAGCAACGAGAATTTATAGCCGATTTTCAGAGATGGGTTACTGGAGTAAAGTACCAGAATCTAACGATGATATCAACTACGACCACATACCTTATTAGGAGAATAACGTAATGGACTTTGCAATACGTAATCCGGTAGTTGGTCATAGTTCGCATATCGACGAGAAAGCGCTTGGCTGGGGAGGGTTTGAGTCTGATATTCTGGGCTATCTTTCAGATATAAATAAGCTCGAACAGTTTGCCGATTATGCGAATAATGCCCAAGAATTATCTGACCGATTAGAGCCATTTTTGGACAACGCCAAGGTCGTCTTTGAGGCGATGGAGAAGTTAACCAAAGGGCAAGTAAGTTGGACAGAACTTCGTAAACAATACGGCTCTCATGTAGCGGGTGCAATTGGTAAAATCCGTAAACTTAACGCTGAATTTGACAGCGAGATGAGTAAAATAGATGCCCAAGATAGAGCCGACTTGCTGCGAATTGACCAAAAGCGTAAACACGCATTAACCGAAGTTGCAGCCCAATTACATCAAGATTTACAAGCGGAATTGTGGCGGCATGAAAACAAGATTAG
This Nostoc flagelliforme CCNUN1 DNA region includes the following protein-coding sequences:
- a CDS encoding plasmid mobilization protein is translated as MPQSLRFTSLRSDGKAGLVGFHPPKNPPSNVPISSRIMVNRKQSKALVRKHIFPVRLSDIELDMIRIKSLDAGMSSSELMRRNALMRPLPKRLSKISLQTYWELGQIGNNLNQLVKATNTALLVGRTLPADPELLKELLELLHQCRRDIARDDIEDEDLEEEEEGGMTKYV
- a CDS encoding PriCT-2 domain-containing protein, producing the protein MIYSNYELQKIQFKFAVNTTGTNKDWDFKKLAANFRDTEGTLADVQQHIKAGHAICAGLLDGKWRSKANVIGSHWLLLDIDNSDVARDAYGKPIKDEYGNSIKVYKHQLTIEEALAHPFIKKHCALIYTTASHKPEWHKFRLVFLLPEYVQGADTVEACTRFLMQQLPHDPACKDASRVFYGSTEAEFPLVNPEATLPAEWISEAIAIAQIERIEYQLRIQEIESRRKEWLSISLTEGWDIDQLIQNALSFIPPRTPGSGNYDECRQVLMALVNHYGATDAEIIAEQWSPSIKGDTWNIHAKIRSFRRGGITLGTLFHIAKQYGFRFPKRQYEPYQRDLGLISREQWELGRVREDLSSFQNLLRQAFAPFVTAAKGFSTHTSPQPEPASPQPAPEITTPKRQVIIYKRGNIPHRSDFTGDIYIECRPEEHIAAWVEAISKGWTQILDNSHPGLGKSHNAGQLTAVMFGIDKLIYQDANHRNPSTLPIETNFVDLPVRHNGLKIDTTRTTPTGANFLLQPKAGEIPDTVGNCSRTGLFGAFRDKNFGSKDFEESAISPICNGCVNQNQCRFAYGDGFGFRFLKRSAIQNYSEIRAHPDSTPVVLTNAAGQPFTVGRIWEEAGTLIKPVHSIDVELKDFDTTVGSLVAGGLPTEQWLKLHSFLPVLRSLLNGDIKPDSRYGFNDAELRVELGKFPQDLDIEAIRQILQPNFEFLAENDSIDIQADKQLRKSAAARFAAKRVAKDSARLAGKQFFDLPNYWFPDFLEAWKGEGSLACKWGILTIYRPNTKYAELAYSAQFNIYLDATIRPERLKLKLGYDDSMLVIQQSRPDYSNLRVVNVVGLGKLPKKRSSSLTYRVDALKETLLKISKKLGIIEWKQIASEAEDRIEYGHFVDGRGVNRFSDCDAIASFGIPYQNIGAVAAHLQVMTGKQVNVGNSEDILQKYLTELIRAEIIQEIGRLRAHRRPQEELTFYFCADYDLSFLLDELPGVKLEVVDACTLCTEAGSRDQQTGHAIVNAFTHLWQSHQKIGQTAIAKIIDTTQGWVSRFTQRWGGWQHFKKLLLLLLDSLNSGSNKNLADLTDDEKWLARTYFPMLIAESESSPEDALEHVAEVATIFTNTALRRVFNFCTPIVLADLLMIILRCLPTEVYSDFAPMQAVTNPTVT
- a CDS encoding ribbon-helix-helix domain-containing protein, which codes for MSKRFSVTLPDTVFDQLEALAENQGRTTANLAAYLIEVGVRNIKVEPLPTEREKNK
- a CDS encoding ParM/StbA family protein, with the translated sequence MTAIYSNAKNWLVQAELLAQSGLTDLIAGKDSGAGYGKAIIGDFSIMMPAAYSLVRNRNIMHHETISKDGAWVRYVEGTRLDLKDVQFFWGSAALAQSDHTLLHEDKAKKAELALESILADLAVLNIPDGFKLSISLSNHNPERWGQEIKRRVEGTHTFEHLHPVTRSIVTKTVEIVVTGIYPEGFGSIAHCLFGEASLVLDPSELAIALDIGSSTWLVTVFNGSGAVIDRHLIEGGAGELHNMIAEALDKRNDRVSLLSKDVKHSPSLVNQGIIEGTFTYGGNHLTGKKFETEYSQCLDEWWSTRIEKFANFVTAGNYLDRAKYLVAWGGGVSLPVVDQNLAGLGFVILNNPQFINALGLKLLTQIARGA
- a CDS encoding IS5 family transposase, whose product is MSKSYSTNLTQEQWELIEPLIPAPLPGGRPRETNIWEVMNAIFYVLYEGCRWRALPGDFPNWQTVYTYFRNWRKDGTWVRMHDRLREWTRVASERSPSPSEAIVDSQSIKSAAMVSEAVGYDAGKKVKGRKRFVTVDTLGLVLRVLITAASVGEREGGKQVLKKVKQMEPSLLRLHTIWVDAGFDGNPFMQWVMDFCRWIIQVVIRPKESKKFVLLPKRWVVERTLGWLTWCRRLNKDYELLPETAETFIYIAMIRIMVRRLA